One region of Miscanthus floridulus cultivar M001 chromosome 19, ASM1932011v1, whole genome shotgun sequence genomic DNA includes:
- the LOC136529018 gene encoding cytochrome P450 734A4-like isoform X1, which yields MEMEAEAEASGQWWTWNAAAVAAVVGACLLLLMHVAARVADALWWRPRRLEAHFARQGVRGPPYRFLLGCVTEMVALMAEAAAKPMSPPDSHDALPRVLAFYHYWRKIYGPMFLIWFGPTPRLTVADPELVREVLLTHADAFDRYEAHPIVRKLEGHGLISLHDDKWALHRRVLTPAFYPDNLNVRAHRSVSLSVSLSRFNLMIAVGNQWWRDTDTCPVDGSLPFPQRLAPHVGRSVAALAERWRTMASAAPGGEVELDVAECYQAVAEEAIARATFGRSYDSGRVVFRMQARLMAFASEAFRKVFVPGYRFLPTKKNRLQWSLDREIRRGLVTLIGNRSLEAAHQDDDAAAELNDKGSNDGFRDLLGFMINANDKKTKKAAPAIPVEDMLEECKTFFFAGKQTTTNLLTWATVLLAMHPDWQERARQEVLAVCGADELPSKEHLPKLKTLGMILNETLRLYPPAVATIRRAMRDVTLGGVSVPRGTELLIPIMAMHHDAALWGPDATQFNPARFARGGASKAASHPLAFIPFGLGPRMCIGQNLALLEAKLTLAVVLQRFQLARSPSYVHAPTVLMLLYPQYGAPVIFRPVQVSSRLSTSDDGASTTGTMGPRPSWCT from the exons atggagatggaggcggaggcggaagcGTCGGGACAGTGGTGGACGTGGAACGCCGCGGCGGTTGCCGCGGTGGTGGGGGCGTGTCTGCTGCTCCTCATGCACGTGGCGGCGCGGGTGGCGGACGCGCTCTGGTGGCGCCCGCGCCGGCTGGAGGCGCACTTCGCGCGGCAGGGCGTGCGCGGGCCGCCGTACCGCTTCCTCCTGGGCTGCGTCACGGAGATGGTGGCGCTCATGGCGGAGGCCGCCGCGAAGCCCATGTCGCCGCCGGACTCACACGACGCGCTCCCGCGGGTGCTCGCGTTCTACCACTACTGGAGGAAGATCTACG GACCCATGTTCTTGATATGGTTCGGGCCGACGCCGCGGCTCACGGTGGCGGACCCGGAGCTGGTCCGCGAGGTCCTCCTGACACACGCCGACGCGTTCGACCGCTACGAGGCGCACCCCATCGTCCGGAAGCTCGAGGGACATGGCCTCATCAGCCTCCACGACGACAAGTGGGCGCTCCACCGCCGCGTCCTCACCCCGGCCTTCTACCCCGACAACCTCAACGTACGCGCACACCGCTCTGTCTCTCTATCTGTCTCTCTCAGTCGCTTTAATCTGATGATCGCTGTCGGCAATCAATGGTGGCGCGACACTGACACGTGCCCTGTCGATGGATCCCTTCCCTTCCCGCAGCGGCTGGCACCGCACGTCGGCAGGTCCGTGGCGGCGCTGGCGGAGCGGTGGCGCACCATGGCCTCCGCCGCCCCCggaggcgaggtggagctggACGTGGCGGAGTGTTACCAGgctgtcgccgaggaggccaTCGCGCGCGCCACGTTCGGCCGCAGCTACGACTCCGGCCGCGTCGTGTTCCGCATGCAGGCGCGCCTCATGGCCTTCGCGTCCGAGGCCTTCCGCAAGGTCTTCGTCCCGGGGTACAG GTTCTTGCCGACCAAGAAGAACCGGCTGCAGTGGAGCCTGGACAGGGAGATCAGGCGGGGACTCGTCACGCTCATCGGCAACCGCAGCCTCGAGGCCGCGCATCAAGACGATGACGCCGCCGCCGAGCTGAACGACAAGGGAAGCAACGACGGCTTCCGGGACCTGCTGGGGTTCATGATCAATGCCAACGACAAGAAGACGAAGAAGGCGGCGCCGGCGATCCCCGTGGAGGACATGCTGGAGGAGTGCAAGACGTTCTTCTTCGCCGGCAAGCAGACGACCACCAACCTGCTCACCTGGGCCACCGTGCTGCTGGCCATGCACCCGGACTGGCAGGAGCGTGCTCGCCAAGAGGTCCTCGCCGTGTGCGGCGCCGACGAGCTCCCGTCCAAGGAGCACCTCCCCAAGCTCAAAACG CTGGGGATGATCCTGAACGAGACGCTCCGCCTGTACCCGCCGGCGGTGGCCACCATCCGCCGCGCGATGCGCGACGTGACGCTCGGCGGCGTGTCCGTGCCACGGGGCACCGAGCTGCTGATCCCGATCATGGCGATGCACCACGACGCCGCGCTCTGGGGCCCCGACGCCACGCAGTTCAACCCGGCCCGGTTCGCGCGCGGCGGCGCGTCCAAGGCGGCGTCGCACCCGCTGGCGTTCATCCCCTTCGGGCTCGGCCCGCGGATGTGCATCGGGCAGAACCTGGCGCTCCTAGAGGCGAAGCTCACGCTGGCGGTCGTGCTCCAGCGGTTCCAGCTCGCGCGGTCGCCCAGCTACGTGCACGCGCCCACGGTCCTCATGCTGCTCTACCCGCAGTACGGCGCGCCGGTGATCTTCCGGCCGGTGCAGGTCTCGTCGCGGCTATCCACTTCAGACGACGGAGCATCGACGACGGGGACGATGGGACCACGACCCTCCTGGTGTACGTGA
- the LOC136529018 gene encoding cytochrome P450 734A4-like isoform X3 translates to MEMEAEAEASGQWWTWNAAAVAAVVGACLLLLMHVAARVADALWWRPRRLEAHFARQGVRGPPYRFLLGCVTEMVALMAEAAAKPMSPPDSHDALPRVLAFYHYWRKIYGPMFLIWFGPTPRLTVADPELVREVLLTHADAFDRYEAHPIVRKLEGHGLISLHDDKWALHRRVLTPAFYPDNLNRLAPHVGRSVAALAERWRTMASAAPGGEVELDVAECYQAVAEEAIARATFGRSYDSGRVVFRMQARLMAFASEAFRKVFVPGFLPTKKNRLQWSLDREIRRGLVTLIGNRSLEAAHQDDDAAAELNDKGSNDGFRDLLGFMINANDKKTKKAAPAIPVEDMLEECKTFFFAGKQTTTNLLTWATVLLAMHPDWQERARQEVLAVCGADELPSKEHLPKLKTLGMILNETLRLYPPAVATIRRAMRDVTLGGVSVPRGTELLIPIMAMHHDAALWGPDATQFNPARFARGGASKAASHPLAFIPFGLGPRMCIGQNLALLEAKLTLAVVLQRFQLARSPSYVHAPTVLMLLYPQYGAPVIFRPVQVSSRLSTSDDGASTTGTMGPRPSWCT, encoded by the exons atggagatggaggcggaggcggaagcGTCGGGACAGTGGTGGACGTGGAACGCCGCGGCGGTTGCCGCGGTGGTGGGGGCGTGTCTGCTGCTCCTCATGCACGTGGCGGCGCGGGTGGCGGACGCGCTCTGGTGGCGCCCGCGCCGGCTGGAGGCGCACTTCGCGCGGCAGGGCGTGCGCGGGCCGCCGTACCGCTTCCTCCTGGGCTGCGTCACGGAGATGGTGGCGCTCATGGCGGAGGCCGCCGCGAAGCCCATGTCGCCGCCGGACTCACACGACGCGCTCCCGCGGGTGCTCGCGTTCTACCACTACTGGAGGAAGATCTACG GACCCATGTTCTTGATATGGTTCGGGCCGACGCCGCGGCTCACGGTGGCGGACCCGGAGCTGGTCCGCGAGGTCCTCCTGACACACGCCGACGCGTTCGACCGCTACGAGGCGCACCCCATCGTCCGGAAGCTCGAGGGACATGGCCTCATCAGCCTCCACGACGACAAGTGGGCGCTCCACCGCCGCGTCCTCACCCCGGCCTTCTACCCCGACAACCTCAAC CGGCTGGCACCGCACGTCGGCAGGTCCGTGGCGGCGCTGGCGGAGCGGTGGCGCACCATGGCCTCCGCCGCCCCCggaggcgaggtggagctggACGTGGCGGAGTGTTACCAGgctgtcgccgaggaggccaTCGCGCGCGCCACGTTCGGCCGCAGCTACGACTCCGGCCGCGTCGTGTTCCGCATGCAGGCGCGCCTCATGGCCTTCGCGTCCGAGGCCTTCCGCAAGGTCTTCGTCCCGGG GTTCTTGCCGACCAAGAAGAACCGGCTGCAGTGGAGCCTGGACAGGGAGATCAGGCGGGGACTCGTCACGCTCATCGGCAACCGCAGCCTCGAGGCCGCGCATCAAGACGATGACGCCGCCGCCGAGCTGAACGACAAGGGAAGCAACGACGGCTTCCGGGACCTGCTGGGGTTCATGATCAATGCCAACGACAAGAAGACGAAGAAGGCGGCGCCGGCGATCCCCGTGGAGGACATGCTGGAGGAGTGCAAGACGTTCTTCTTCGCCGGCAAGCAGACGACCACCAACCTGCTCACCTGGGCCACCGTGCTGCTGGCCATGCACCCGGACTGGCAGGAGCGTGCTCGCCAAGAGGTCCTCGCCGTGTGCGGCGCCGACGAGCTCCCGTCCAAGGAGCACCTCCCCAAGCTCAAAACG CTGGGGATGATCCTGAACGAGACGCTCCGCCTGTACCCGCCGGCGGTGGCCACCATCCGCCGCGCGATGCGCGACGTGACGCTCGGCGGCGTGTCCGTGCCACGGGGCACCGAGCTGCTGATCCCGATCATGGCGATGCACCACGACGCCGCGCTCTGGGGCCCCGACGCCACGCAGTTCAACCCGGCCCGGTTCGCGCGCGGCGGCGCGTCCAAGGCGGCGTCGCACCCGCTGGCGTTCATCCCCTTCGGGCTCGGCCCGCGGATGTGCATCGGGCAGAACCTGGCGCTCCTAGAGGCGAAGCTCACGCTGGCGGTCGTGCTCCAGCGGTTCCAGCTCGCGCGGTCGCCCAGCTACGTGCACGCGCCCACGGTCCTCATGCTGCTCTACCCGCAGTACGGCGCGCCGGTGATCTTCCGGCCGGTGCAGGTCTCGTCGCGGCTATCCACTTCAGACGACGGAGCATCGACGACGGGGACGATGGGACCACGACCCTCCTGGTGTACGTGA
- the LOC136529018 gene encoding cytochrome P450 734A4-like isoform X2: MEMEAEAEASGQWWTWNAAAVAAVVGACLLLLMHVAARVADALWWRPRRLEAHFARQGVRGPPYRFLLGCVTEMVALMAEAAAKPMSPPDSHDALPRVLAFYHYWRKIYGPMFLIWFGPTPRLTVADPELVREVLLTHADAFDRYEAHPIVRKLEGHGLISLHDDKWALHRRVLTPAFYPDNLNRLAPHVGRSVAALAERWRTMASAAPGGEVELDVAECYQAVAEEAIARATFGRSYDSGRVVFRMQARLMAFASEAFRKVFVPGYRFLPTKKNRLQWSLDREIRRGLVTLIGNRSLEAAHQDDDAAAELNDKGSNDGFRDLLGFMINANDKKTKKAAPAIPVEDMLEECKTFFFAGKQTTTNLLTWATVLLAMHPDWQERARQEVLAVCGADELPSKEHLPKLKTLGMILNETLRLYPPAVATIRRAMRDVTLGGVSVPRGTELLIPIMAMHHDAALWGPDATQFNPARFARGGASKAASHPLAFIPFGLGPRMCIGQNLALLEAKLTLAVVLQRFQLARSPSYVHAPTVLMLLYPQYGAPVIFRPVQVSSRLSTSDDGASTTGTMGPRPSWCT; encoded by the exons atggagatggaggcggaggcggaagcGTCGGGACAGTGGTGGACGTGGAACGCCGCGGCGGTTGCCGCGGTGGTGGGGGCGTGTCTGCTGCTCCTCATGCACGTGGCGGCGCGGGTGGCGGACGCGCTCTGGTGGCGCCCGCGCCGGCTGGAGGCGCACTTCGCGCGGCAGGGCGTGCGCGGGCCGCCGTACCGCTTCCTCCTGGGCTGCGTCACGGAGATGGTGGCGCTCATGGCGGAGGCCGCCGCGAAGCCCATGTCGCCGCCGGACTCACACGACGCGCTCCCGCGGGTGCTCGCGTTCTACCACTACTGGAGGAAGATCTACG GACCCATGTTCTTGATATGGTTCGGGCCGACGCCGCGGCTCACGGTGGCGGACCCGGAGCTGGTCCGCGAGGTCCTCCTGACACACGCCGACGCGTTCGACCGCTACGAGGCGCACCCCATCGTCCGGAAGCTCGAGGGACATGGCCTCATCAGCCTCCACGACGACAAGTGGGCGCTCCACCGCCGCGTCCTCACCCCGGCCTTCTACCCCGACAACCTCAAC CGGCTGGCACCGCACGTCGGCAGGTCCGTGGCGGCGCTGGCGGAGCGGTGGCGCACCATGGCCTCCGCCGCCCCCggaggcgaggtggagctggACGTGGCGGAGTGTTACCAGgctgtcgccgaggaggccaTCGCGCGCGCCACGTTCGGCCGCAGCTACGACTCCGGCCGCGTCGTGTTCCGCATGCAGGCGCGCCTCATGGCCTTCGCGTCCGAGGCCTTCCGCAAGGTCTTCGTCCCGGGGTACAG GTTCTTGCCGACCAAGAAGAACCGGCTGCAGTGGAGCCTGGACAGGGAGATCAGGCGGGGACTCGTCACGCTCATCGGCAACCGCAGCCTCGAGGCCGCGCATCAAGACGATGACGCCGCCGCCGAGCTGAACGACAAGGGAAGCAACGACGGCTTCCGGGACCTGCTGGGGTTCATGATCAATGCCAACGACAAGAAGACGAAGAAGGCGGCGCCGGCGATCCCCGTGGAGGACATGCTGGAGGAGTGCAAGACGTTCTTCTTCGCCGGCAAGCAGACGACCACCAACCTGCTCACCTGGGCCACCGTGCTGCTGGCCATGCACCCGGACTGGCAGGAGCGTGCTCGCCAAGAGGTCCTCGCCGTGTGCGGCGCCGACGAGCTCCCGTCCAAGGAGCACCTCCCCAAGCTCAAAACG CTGGGGATGATCCTGAACGAGACGCTCCGCCTGTACCCGCCGGCGGTGGCCACCATCCGCCGCGCGATGCGCGACGTGACGCTCGGCGGCGTGTCCGTGCCACGGGGCACCGAGCTGCTGATCCCGATCATGGCGATGCACCACGACGCCGCGCTCTGGGGCCCCGACGCCACGCAGTTCAACCCGGCCCGGTTCGCGCGCGGCGGCGCGTCCAAGGCGGCGTCGCACCCGCTGGCGTTCATCCCCTTCGGGCTCGGCCCGCGGATGTGCATCGGGCAGAACCTGGCGCTCCTAGAGGCGAAGCTCACGCTGGCGGTCGTGCTCCAGCGGTTCCAGCTCGCGCGGTCGCCCAGCTACGTGCACGCGCCCACGGTCCTCATGCTGCTCTACCCGCAGTACGGCGCGCCGGTGATCTTCCGGCCGGTGCAGGTCTCGTCGCGGCTATCCACTTCAGACGACGGAGCATCGACGACGGGGACGATGGGACCACGACCCTCCTGGTGTACGTGA